Proteins encoded within one genomic window of Candidatus Hydrogenedens sp.:
- the raiA gene encoding ribosome-associated translation inhibitor RaiA, with translation MNVKITGRHMEMSDALKSYIENALNKLTHHFDKIINADVVLDVEKHRHICEININANGMRIHSKEISNDMYASVDAVIEKLDRQVRKFKDKIKNHKPRSYEETRKYKHVILEVKDEVEKKEGVPEEEVPLIPHEIIHREQVALKPMTVDEALMQMQLLEEPFLVFINVDTSQVNVLYPRGNNTYGLIEPQF, from the coding sequence ATGAATGTAAAAATCACAGGTAGACACATGGAAATGTCCGATGCGTTGAAGAGTTATATTGAGAATGCACTCAATAAGTTAACCCACCATTTCGATAAAATTATAAATGCAGATGTGGTGCTGGATGTGGAAAAACATAGACACATCTGTGAAATAAATATAAATGCAAATGGTATGCGGATACATAGTAAAGAAATATCCAATGATATGTATGCATCCGTAGATGCAGTTATAGAGAAATTAGACCGACAAGTTCGCAAATTTAAGGATAAAATAAAGAATCACAAACCACGCAGTTATGAAGAAACACGGAAATATAAACATGTAATCCTTGAGGTTAAAGATGAAGTTGAAAAGAAAGAAGGTGTTCCAGAAGAAGAGGTACCTTTAATTCCTCATGAGATTATACATAGAGAACAAGTTGCGTTAAAGCCGATGACGGTTGATGAGGCGTTAATGCAGATGCAACTTTTAGAGGAACCTTTCCTTGTATTTATTAATGTTGATACTTCACAAGTAAATGTATTGTATCCAAGGGGAAATAATACTTACGGATTAATAGAACCACAATTTTAG